The Manihot esculenta cultivar AM560-2 chromosome 1, M.esculenta_v8, whole genome shotgun sequence genome has a window encoding:
- the LOC110601027 gene encoding serine/threonine-protein kinase EDR1 isoform X10 codes for MEEMRDDMEPTEQGPSNALWWGSDFMEKFESVSLLSQGDSLSNKESPRNYEENGLSSLTASQILWSTGLLSERIPNGFYSVIPDKRLKELFDSIPTLDELHALGGEASKADVIFVDAKKDKKLSMLKQLTVALVKGLNSNPAAMTKKIAGLVSEFYKRPNVESPEKAALEETSHTFENRGVQLLGQIKHGSCRSRAILFKVLADTVGLESRLMVGLPNDGSVECVDSYKHMSVMVVLNSGELLVDLMRFPGKLIPRSTKAIFMTHISAAGESDSAENDSCDSPLEPNSPLYGFSQRVDPDSAEKDENLQFHGKLEAATNVSGPALRNMMLHSATSIDRELNLSHSEPNIATAFWRRSRKKVIAEQRTASSSPEHPSFRARGRSMLSGDRHSIKDYAVEEVASRSVGASTAEALRIRRRSISMTPEIGDDIVRAVRAMNESLKQNRVLREQGDDRSFANSLDDKDNGPDLQENASNFDLDGHDALSGRRSALYTLQRDHISSQNAISLPSSPHQYRSQMSEPRGPSVHVNDELVSTWKKVLESPMFHNKPLLPFQEWNIDFSELTVGTRVGIGFFGEVFRGIWNGTDVAIKVFLEQDLTAENMEDFCNEISILSRLRHPNVILFLGACMKPPHLSMVTEYMEMGSLYYLIHMSGQKKRLSWRRRLKMLRDICRGLMCIHRMKIVHRDLKSANCLVNKHWTVKICDFGLSRIMTETPMRDSSAGTPEWMAPELIRSEPFTEKCDIFSFGVIMWELCTLNRPWEGVPPERVVYAVANEGSRLEVTEGPLGRLISDCWAEPHERPSCEEILSRLLDCEYTLC; via the exons ATGGAAGAGATGCGAGATGACATGGAGCCAACAGAACAAGGACCTTCTAATGCTCTGTGGTGGGGTTCTGATTTCATGGAGAAATTTGAATCTGTTTCTTTGCTTTCACAAGGAGATAGTTTGAGTAATAAGGAATCACCTAGAAATTATGAGGAAAATGGTTTGTCTTCGCTGACTGCGTCACAAATTCTTTGGAGCACAGGACTGCTTTCTGAACGAATTCCAAATGGTTTTTACTCTGTCATACCG GATAAAAGGCTAAAGGAGCTCTTTGATAGTATTCCAACCTTAGATGAGCTTCATGCTTTGGGTGGTGAGGCTTCCAAGGCTGATGTCATTTTTGTAGATGCAAagaaagataaaaaattatctaTGCTCAAGCAGTTGACTGTGGCACTAGTGAAAGGATTGAATTCAAATCCAGCTGCAATGACAAAAAAGATTGCCGGATTG GTATCTGAGTTTTATAAAAGACCAAATGTGGAAAGTCCAGAAAAAGCTGCACTGGAGGAAACCTCCCACACGTTTGAAAATCGAGGTGTTCAGTTACTTGGACAAATAAAGCATGGATCTTGCCGTTCTCGAGCAATCTTGTTTAAAGTTTTAGCTGATACTGTAGGTCTTGAAAGTAGGCTCATGGTG ggtTTACCAAATGATGGAAGTGTTGAGTGCGTTGACTCATACAAGCACATGTCTGTGATGGTTGTGCTGAACTCTGGGGAACTACTGGTTGATCTTATGCGGTTCCCTGGTAAGTTGATACCCAGGTCAACAAAGGCAATTTTTATGACCCATATTTCAGCTGCAGGGGAGAGTGATTCTGCAGAAAATGATTCCTGTGATTCACCTCTTGAACCAAATAGTCCTCTATATGGCTTTTCACAGAGAGTGGATCCTGACAG TGCTGAGAAAGATGAGAACCTTCAGTTCCATGGGAAGTTAGAGGCAGCAACAAATGTGTCAGGTCCTGCATTGCGAAATATGATGTTGCATTCTGCCACCTCTATTGACAGGGAATTGAA TTTATCACACAGTGAGCCCAATATTGCTACTGCCTTTTGGAGACGTAGCCGGAAAAAGGTCATTGCTGAACAGCGGACTGCTAGTTCAAG TCCAGAGCATCCTTCATTTCGAGCACGGGGACGGTCAATGTTGAGTGGTGACAGGCACTCAATCAAAGATTATGCTGTTGAAGAAGTTGCATCAAG GTCAGTGGGTGCATCAACAGCAGAAGCCCTTAGAATAAGAAGGAGAAGCATTAGCATGACTCCAGAGATAGGCGATGATATCGTAAG GGCTGTTCGTGCAATGAATGAATCTTTGAAGCAAAATCGGGTTTTAAGGGAGCAAGGTGATGATAGGTCGTTTGCAAACTCTCTGGATGACAAGGACAATGGTCCAGACCTCCAGGAAAAT GCATCTAATTTTGATCTTGATGGTCATGATGCGCTATCTGGTAGAAGGTCTGCCTTGTATACCCTTCAAAGGGACCACATAAGTTCCCAAAATGCCATATCATTGCCATCGTCTCCACATCAATATAGGAGTCAAATGTCAGAACCAAGGGGACCTTCAGTTCATGTGAATGATGAATTGGTTTCAACATGGAAAAAAGTTCTTGAATCTCCCATGTTCCACAATAAGCCTCTATTGCCATTCCAAGAATGGAATATTGATTTCTCAGAACTAACTGTTGGGACTCGTGTTGGCATTG GATTTTTTGGGGAAGTTTTCCGTGGTATATGGAATGGAACAGATGTTGCAATCAAAGTTTTTCTTGAGCAAGATCTAACTGCCGAAAACATGGAGGACTTTTGCAACGAGATATCCATTCTTAG ccGACTTCGACATCCCAATG TTATCTTATTCTTGGGTGCTTGCATGAAGCCCCCTCACTTGTCAATGGTTACTGAATATATGGAGATGGGGTCATTATATTATTTGATTCATATGAGTGGTCAGAAAAAGAGGCTTAGTTGGCGGAGGAGGCTAAAAATGTTGCGTGATATATGCAG AGGGTTGATGTGTATCCATCGGATGAAGATAGTTCACCGTGACCTGAAAAGTGCAAATTGTCTTGTGAATAAACATTGGACTGTTAAGATATGTGATTTTGGGCTCTCCAGAATAATGACAGAAACACCAATGAGAGACTCCTCTGCGGGAACTCCAGAATGGATGGCTCCTGAACTTATTCGTAGTGAACCCTTCACTGAgaaatgtgatattttcagcTTTGGGGTGATTATGTGGGAGCTTTGCACACTGAATAGACCATGGGAAGGAGTGCCACCAGAAAGG GTAGTTTATGCTGTTGCTAATGAGGGATCCCGTTTGGAGGTTACTGAAGGTCCACTGGGCAGGTTAATTTCAG ATTGTTGGGCAGAACCGCATGAACGGCCAAGCTGTGAAGAGATACTCTCTCGGTTGCTCGACTGCGAGTACACGCTCTGCTga
- the LOC110601027 gene encoding serine/threonine-protein kinase EDR1 isoform X12: MEEMRDDMEPTEQGPSNALWWGSDFMEKFESVSLLSQGDSLSNKESPRNYEENGLSSLTASQILWSTGLLSERIPNGFYSVIPDKRLKELFDSIPTLDELHALGGEASKADVIFVDAKKDKKLSMLKQLTVALVKGLNSNPAAMTKKIAGLVSEFYKRPNVESPEKAALEETSHTFENRGVQLLGQIKHGSCRSRAILFKVLADTVGLESRLMVGLPNDGSVECVDSYKHMSVMVVLNSGELLVDLMRFPGKLIPRSTKAIFMTHISAAGESDSAENDSCDSPLEPNSPLYGFSQRVDPDSAEKDENLQFHGKLEAATNVSGPALRNMMLHSATSIDRELNIMLDVPFLPSTPSLSHSEPNIATAFWRRSRKKVIAEQRTASSRYHYPLNWFCSPEHPSFRARGRSMLSGDRHSIKDYAVEEVASRCLPICSNYLCCRSVGASTAEALRIRRRSISMTPEIGDDIVRAVRAMNESLKQNRVLREQGDDRSFANSLDDKDNGPDLQENASNFDLDGHDALSGRRSALYTLQRDHISSQNAISLPSSPHQYRSQMSEPRGPSVHVNDELVSTWKKVLESPMFHNKPLLPFQEWNIDFSELTVGTRVGIGFFGEVFRGIWNGTDVAIKVFLEQDLTAENMEDFCNEISILSRLRHPNVILFLGACMKPPHLSMVTEYMEMGSLYYLIHMSGQKKRLSWRRRLKMLRDICRFIGFIRSQQFAVY, from the exons ATGGAAGAGATGCGAGATGACATGGAGCCAACAGAACAAGGACCTTCTAATGCTCTGTGGTGGGGTTCTGATTTCATGGAGAAATTTGAATCTGTTTCTTTGCTTTCACAAGGAGATAGTTTGAGTAATAAGGAATCACCTAGAAATTATGAGGAAAATGGTTTGTCTTCGCTGACTGCGTCACAAATTCTTTGGAGCACAGGACTGCTTTCTGAACGAATTCCAAATGGTTTTTACTCTGTCATACCG GATAAAAGGCTAAAGGAGCTCTTTGATAGTATTCCAACCTTAGATGAGCTTCATGCTTTGGGTGGTGAGGCTTCCAAGGCTGATGTCATTTTTGTAGATGCAAagaaagataaaaaattatctaTGCTCAAGCAGTTGACTGTGGCACTAGTGAAAGGATTGAATTCAAATCCAGCTGCAATGACAAAAAAGATTGCCGGATTG GTATCTGAGTTTTATAAAAGACCAAATGTGGAAAGTCCAGAAAAAGCTGCACTGGAGGAAACCTCCCACACGTTTGAAAATCGAGGTGTTCAGTTACTTGGACAAATAAAGCATGGATCTTGCCGTTCTCGAGCAATCTTGTTTAAAGTTTTAGCTGATACTGTAGGTCTTGAAAGTAGGCTCATGGTG ggtTTACCAAATGATGGAAGTGTTGAGTGCGTTGACTCATACAAGCACATGTCTGTGATGGTTGTGCTGAACTCTGGGGAACTACTGGTTGATCTTATGCGGTTCCCTGGTAAGTTGATACCCAGGTCAACAAAGGCAATTTTTATGACCCATATTTCAGCTGCAGGGGAGAGTGATTCTGCAGAAAATGATTCCTGTGATTCACCTCTTGAACCAAATAGTCCTCTATATGGCTTTTCACAGAGAGTGGATCCTGACAG TGCTGAGAAAGATGAGAACCTTCAGTTCCATGGGAAGTTAGAGGCAGCAACAAATGTGTCAGGTCCTGCATTGCGAAATATGATGTTGCATTCTGCCACCTCTATTGACAGGGAATTGAA CATAATGTTGGATGTTCCTTTTCTTCCTTCCACTCCCAGTTTATCACACAGTGAGCCCAATATTGCTACTGCCTTTTGGAGACGTAGCCGGAAAAAGGTCATTGCTGAACAGCGGACTGCTAGTTCAAG ATATCATTATCCATTAAACTGGTTTTGCAGTCCAGAGCATCCTTCATTTCGAGCACGGGGACGGTCAATGTTGAGTGGTGACAGGCACTCAATCAAAGATTATGCTGTTGAAGAAGTTGCATCAAGGTGCTTACCTATTTGTTCCAATTACTTGTG ctGCAGGTCAGTGGGTGCATCAACAGCAGAAGCCCTTAGAATAAGAAGGAGAAGCATTAGCATGACTCCAGAGATAGGCGATGATATCGTAAG GGCTGTTCGTGCAATGAATGAATCTTTGAAGCAAAATCGGGTTTTAAGGGAGCAAGGTGATGATAGGTCGTTTGCAAACTCTCTGGATGACAAGGACAATGGTCCAGACCTCCAGGAAAAT GCATCTAATTTTGATCTTGATGGTCATGATGCGCTATCTGGTAGAAGGTCTGCCTTGTATACCCTTCAAAGGGACCACATAAGTTCCCAAAATGCCATATCATTGCCATCGTCTCCACATCAATATAGGAGTCAAATGTCAGAACCAAGGGGACCTTCAGTTCATGTGAATGATGAATTGGTTTCAACATGGAAAAAAGTTCTTGAATCTCCCATGTTCCACAATAAGCCTCTATTGCCATTCCAAGAATGGAATATTGATTTCTCAGAACTAACTGTTGGGACTCGTGTTGGCATTG GATTTTTTGGGGAAGTTTTCCGTGGTATATGGAATGGAACAGATGTTGCAATCAAAGTTTTTCTTGAGCAAGATCTAACTGCCGAAAACATGGAGGACTTTTGCAACGAGATATCCATTCTTAG ccGACTTCGACATCCCAATG TTATCTTATTCTTGGGTGCTTGCATGAAGCCCCCTCACTTGTCAATGGTTACTGAATATATGGAGATGGGGTCATTATATTATTTGATTCATATGAGTGGTCAGAAAAAGAGGCTTAGTTGGCGGAGGAGGCTAAAAATGTTGCGTGATATATGCAG GTTTATCGGGTTTATTAGAAGTCAGCAATTTGCTGTTTACTGA
- the LOC110601027 gene encoding probable serine/threonine-protein kinase SIS8 isoform X4, with the protein MEEMRDDMEPTEQGPSNALWWGSDFMEKFESVSLLSQGDSLSNKESPRNYEENGLSSLTASQILWSTGLLSERIPNGFYSVIPDKRLKELFDSIPTLDELHALGGEASKADVIFVDAKKDKKLSMLKQLTVALVKGLNSNPAAMTKKIAGLVSEFYKRPNVESPEKAALEETSHTFENRGVQLLGQIKHGSCRSRAILFKVLADTVGLESRLMVGLPNDGSVECVDSYKHMSVMVVLNSGELLVDLMRFPGKLIPRSTKAIFMTHISAAGESDSAENDSCDSPLEPNSPLYGFSQRVDPDSAEKDENLQFHGKLEAATNVSGPALRNMMLHSATSIDRELNIMLDVPFLPSTPSLSHSEPNIATAFWRRSRKKVIAEQRTASSRYHYPLNWFCSPEHPSFRARGRSMLSGDRHSIKDYAVEEVASRSVGASTAEALRIRRRSISMTPEIGDDIVRAVRAMNESLKQNRVLREQGDDRSFANSLDDKDNGPDLQENASNFDLDGHDALSGRRSALYTLQRDHISSQNAISLPSSPHQYRSQMSEPRGPSVHVNDELVSTWKKVLESPMFHNKPLLPFQEWNIDFSELTVGTRVGIGFFGEVFRGIWNGTDVAIKVFLEQDLTAENMEDFCNEISILSRLRHPNVILFLGACMKPPHLSMVTEYMEMGSLYYLIHMSGQKKRLSWRRRLKMLRDICRGLMCIHRMKIVHRDLKSANCLVNKHWTVKICDFGLSRIMTETPMRDSSAGTPEWMAPELIRSEPFTEKCDIFSFGVIMWELCTLNRPWEGVPPERVVYAVANEGSRLEVTEGPLGRLISDCWAEPHERPSCEEILSRLLDCEYTLC; encoded by the exons ATGGAAGAGATGCGAGATGACATGGAGCCAACAGAACAAGGACCTTCTAATGCTCTGTGGTGGGGTTCTGATTTCATGGAGAAATTTGAATCTGTTTCTTTGCTTTCACAAGGAGATAGTTTGAGTAATAAGGAATCACCTAGAAATTATGAGGAAAATGGTTTGTCTTCGCTGACTGCGTCACAAATTCTTTGGAGCACAGGACTGCTTTCTGAACGAATTCCAAATGGTTTTTACTCTGTCATACCG GATAAAAGGCTAAAGGAGCTCTTTGATAGTATTCCAACCTTAGATGAGCTTCATGCTTTGGGTGGTGAGGCTTCCAAGGCTGATGTCATTTTTGTAGATGCAAagaaagataaaaaattatctaTGCTCAAGCAGTTGACTGTGGCACTAGTGAAAGGATTGAATTCAAATCCAGCTGCAATGACAAAAAAGATTGCCGGATTG GTATCTGAGTTTTATAAAAGACCAAATGTGGAAAGTCCAGAAAAAGCTGCACTGGAGGAAACCTCCCACACGTTTGAAAATCGAGGTGTTCAGTTACTTGGACAAATAAAGCATGGATCTTGCCGTTCTCGAGCAATCTTGTTTAAAGTTTTAGCTGATACTGTAGGTCTTGAAAGTAGGCTCATGGTG ggtTTACCAAATGATGGAAGTGTTGAGTGCGTTGACTCATACAAGCACATGTCTGTGATGGTTGTGCTGAACTCTGGGGAACTACTGGTTGATCTTATGCGGTTCCCTGGTAAGTTGATACCCAGGTCAACAAAGGCAATTTTTATGACCCATATTTCAGCTGCAGGGGAGAGTGATTCTGCAGAAAATGATTCCTGTGATTCACCTCTTGAACCAAATAGTCCTCTATATGGCTTTTCACAGAGAGTGGATCCTGACAG TGCTGAGAAAGATGAGAACCTTCAGTTCCATGGGAAGTTAGAGGCAGCAACAAATGTGTCAGGTCCTGCATTGCGAAATATGATGTTGCATTCTGCCACCTCTATTGACAGGGAATTGAA CATAATGTTGGATGTTCCTTTTCTTCCTTCCACTCCCAGTTTATCACACAGTGAGCCCAATATTGCTACTGCCTTTTGGAGACGTAGCCGGAAAAAGGTCATTGCTGAACAGCGGACTGCTAGTTCAAG ATATCATTATCCATTAAACTGGTTTTGCAGTCCAGAGCATCCTTCATTTCGAGCACGGGGACGGTCAATGTTGAGTGGTGACAGGCACTCAATCAAAGATTATGCTGTTGAAGAAGTTGCATCAAG GTCAGTGGGTGCATCAACAGCAGAAGCCCTTAGAATAAGAAGGAGAAGCATTAGCATGACTCCAGAGATAGGCGATGATATCGTAAG GGCTGTTCGTGCAATGAATGAATCTTTGAAGCAAAATCGGGTTTTAAGGGAGCAAGGTGATGATAGGTCGTTTGCAAACTCTCTGGATGACAAGGACAATGGTCCAGACCTCCAGGAAAAT GCATCTAATTTTGATCTTGATGGTCATGATGCGCTATCTGGTAGAAGGTCTGCCTTGTATACCCTTCAAAGGGACCACATAAGTTCCCAAAATGCCATATCATTGCCATCGTCTCCACATCAATATAGGAGTCAAATGTCAGAACCAAGGGGACCTTCAGTTCATGTGAATGATGAATTGGTTTCAACATGGAAAAAAGTTCTTGAATCTCCCATGTTCCACAATAAGCCTCTATTGCCATTCCAAGAATGGAATATTGATTTCTCAGAACTAACTGTTGGGACTCGTGTTGGCATTG GATTTTTTGGGGAAGTTTTCCGTGGTATATGGAATGGAACAGATGTTGCAATCAAAGTTTTTCTTGAGCAAGATCTAACTGCCGAAAACATGGAGGACTTTTGCAACGAGATATCCATTCTTAG ccGACTTCGACATCCCAATG TTATCTTATTCTTGGGTGCTTGCATGAAGCCCCCTCACTTGTCAATGGTTACTGAATATATGGAGATGGGGTCATTATATTATTTGATTCATATGAGTGGTCAGAAAAAGAGGCTTAGTTGGCGGAGGAGGCTAAAAATGTTGCGTGATATATGCAG AGGGTTGATGTGTATCCATCGGATGAAGATAGTTCACCGTGACCTGAAAAGTGCAAATTGTCTTGTGAATAAACATTGGACTGTTAAGATATGTGATTTTGGGCTCTCCAGAATAATGACAGAAACACCAATGAGAGACTCCTCTGCGGGAACTCCAGAATGGATGGCTCCTGAACTTATTCGTAGTGAACCCTTCACTGAgaaatgtgatattttcagcTTTGGGGTGATTATGTGGGAGCTTTGCACACTGAATAGACCATGGGAAGGAGTGCCACCAGAAAGG GTAGTTTATGCTGTTGCTAATGAGGGATCCCGTTTGGAGGTTACTGAAGGTCCACTGGGCAGGTTAATTTCAG ATTGTTGGGCAGAACCGCATGAACGGCCAAGCTGTGAAGAGATACTCTCTCGGTTGCTCGACTGCGAGTACACGCTCTGCTga
- the LOC110601027 gene encoding serine/threonine-protein kinase EDR1 isoform X11 produces MEEMRDDMEPTEQGPSNALWWGSDFMEKFESVSLLSQGDSLSNKESPRNYEENGLSSLTASQILWSTGLLSERIPNGFYSVIPDKRLKELFDSIPTLDELHALGGEASKADVIFVDAKKDKKLSMLKQLTVALVKGLNSNPAAMTKKIAGLVSEFYKRPNVESPEKAALEETSHTFENRGVQLLGQIKHGSCRSRAILFKVLADTVGLESRLMVGLPNDGSVECVDSYKHMSVMVVLNSGELLVDLMRFPGKLIPRSTKAIFMTHISAAGESDSAENDSCDSPLEPNSPLYGFSQRVDPDSAEKDENLQFHGKLEAATNVSGPALRNMMLHSATSIDRELNIMLDVPFLPSTPSLSHSEPNIATAFWRRSRKKVIAEQRTASSRYHYPLNWFCSPEHPSFRARGRSMLSGDRHSIKDYAVEEVASRCLPICSNYLCCRSVGASTAEALRIRRRSISMTPEIGDDIVRAVRAMNESLKQNRVLREQGDDRSFANSLDDKDNGPDLQENASNFDLDGHDALSGRRSALYTLQRDHISSQNAISLPSSPHQYRSQMSEPRGPSVHVNDELVSTWKKVLESPMFHNKPLLPFQEWNIDFSELTVGTRVGIVILFLGACMKPPHLSMVTEYMEMGSLYYLIHMSGQKKRLSWRRRLKMLRDICRGLMCIHRMKIVHRDLKSANCLVNKHWTVKICDFGLSRIMTETPMRDSSAGTPEWMAPELIRSEPFTEKCDIFSFGVIMWELCTLNRPWEGVPPERVVYAVANEGSRLEVTEGPLGRLISDCWAEPHERPSCEEILSRLLDCEYTLC; encoded by the exons ATGGAAGAGATGCGAGATGACATGGAGCCAACAGAACAAGGACCTTCTAATGCTCTGTGGTGGGGTTCTGATTTCATGGAGAAATTTGAATCTGTTTCTTTGCTTTCACAAGGAGATAGTTTGAGTAATAAGGAATCACCTAGAAATTATGAGGAAAATGGTTTGTCTTCGCTGACTGCGTCACAAATTCTTTGGAGCACAGGACTGCTTTCTGAACGAATTCCAAATGGTTTTTACTCTGTCATACCG GATAAAAGGCTAAAGGAGCTCTTTGATAGTATTCCAACCTTAGATGAGCTTCATGCTTTGGGTGGTGAGGCTTCCAAGGCTGATGTCATTTTTGTAGATGCAAagaaagataaaaaattatctaTGCTCAAGCAGTTGACTGTGGCACTAGTGAAAGGATTGAATTCAAATCCAGCTGCAATGACAAAAAAGATTGCCGGATTG GTATCTGAGTTTTATAAAAGACCAAATGTGGAAAGTCCAGAAAAAGCTGCACTGGAGGAAACCTCCCACACGTTTGAAAATCGAGGTGTTCAGTTACTTGGACAAATAAAGCATGGATCTTGCCGTTCTCGAGCAATCTTGTTTAAAGTTTTAGCTGATACTGTAGGTCTTGAAAGTAGGCTCATGGTG ggtTTACCAAATGATGGAAGTGTTGAGTGCGTTGACTCATACAAGCACATGTCTGTGATGGTTGTGCTGAACTCTGGGGAACTACTGGTTGATCTTATGCGGTTCCCTGGTAAGTTGATACCCAGGTCAACAAAGGCAATTTTTATGACCCATATTTCAGCTGCAGGGGAGAGTGATTCTGCAGAAAATGATTCCTGTGATTCACCTCTTGAACCAAATAGTCCTCTATATGGCTTTTCACAGAGAGTGGATCCTGACAG TGCTGAGAAAGATGAGAACCTTCAGTTCCATGGGAAGTTAGAGGCAGCAACAAATGTGTCAGGTCCTGCATTGCGAAATATGATGTTGCATTCTGCCACCTCTATTGACAGGGAATTGAA CATAATGTTGGATGTTCCTTTTCTTCCTTCCACTCCCAGTTTATCACACAGTGAGCCCAATATTGCTACTGCCTTTTGGAGACGTAGCCGGAAAAAGGTCATTGCTGAACAGCGGACTGCTAGTTCAAG ATATCATTATCCATTAAACTGGTTTTGCAGTCCAGAGCATCCTTCATTTCGAGCACGGGGACGGTCAATGTTGAGTGGTGACAGGCACTCAATCAAAGATTATGCTGTTGAAGAAGTTGCATCAAGGTGCTTACCTATTTGTTCCAATTACTTGTG ctGCAGGTCAGTGGGTGCATCAACAGCAGAAGCCCTTAGAATAAGAAGGAGAAGCATTAGCATGACTCCAGAGATAGGCGATGATATCGTAAG GGCTGTTCGTGCAATGAATGAATCTTTGAAGCAAAATCGGGTTTTAAGGGAGCAAGGTGATGATAGGTCGTTTGCAAACTCTCTGGATGACAAGGACAATGGTCCAGACCTCCAGGAAAAT GCATCTAATTTTGATCTTGATGGTCATGATGCGCTATCTGGTAGAAGGTCTGCCTTGTATACCCTTCAAAGGGACCACATAAGTTCCCAAAATGCCATATCATTGCCATCGTCTCCACATCAATATAGGAGTCAAATGTCAGAACCAAGGGGACCTTCAGTTCATGTGAATGATGAATTGGTTTCAACATGGAAAAAAGTTCTTGAATCTCCCATGTTCCACAATAAGCCTCTATTGCCATTCCAAGAATGGAATATTGATTTCTCAGAACTAACTGTTGGGACTCGTGTTGGCATTG TTATCTTATTCTTGGGTGCTTGCATGAAGCCCCCTCACTTGTCAATGGTTACTGAATATATGGAGATGGGGTCATTATATTATTTGATTCATATGAGTGGTCAGAAAAAGAGGCTTAGTTGGCGGAGGAGGCTAAAAATGTTGCGTGATATATGCAG AGGGTTGATGTGTATCCATCGGATGAAGATAGTTCACCGTGACCTGAAAAGTGCAAATTGTCTTGTGAATAAACATTGGACTGTTAAGATATGTGATTTTGGGCTCTCCAGAATAATGACAGAAACACCAATGAGAGACTCCTCTGCGGGAACTCCAGAATGGATGGCTCCTGAACTTATTCGTAGTGAACCCTTCACTGAgaaatgtgatattttcagcTTTGGGGTGATTATGTGGGAGCTTTGCACACTGAATAGACCATGGGAAGGAGTGCCACCAGAAAGG GTAGTTTATGCTGTTGCTAATGAGGGATCCCGTTTGGAGGTTACTGAAGGTCCACTGGGCAGGTTAATTTCAG ATTGTTGGGCAGAACCGCATGAACGGCCAAGCTGTGAAGAGATACTCTCTCGGTTGCTCGACTGCGAGTACACGCTCTGCTga